GTTATCAAAACGAATGTTACATCTGACCTGTTaattgattttagatttttgttttgttaaaatgcatatttaaaagatataaactATCTTGTTTAGGTGGTTATATGCTGCTAGTTAGTTGATTTTAGAGATATAAAAGTCTCATGATTTTAGAGTTTGTTACTCTGTTTATATATGCAGAGGGTTCATAAAACCGGTTAAAACTCGGTTTATACTAAACCAATCATACAATTTCAATTAACTTTAATAAGAATAATTTAGTAATCATgtaaagttttaaataattcaaataaCTCGGATCAAGTTCTGGTTGTCTACTACCTCTGTTTCATGGttttgaaacaaataaagaaaaaaaaaatagaaagtttacCTTAAAATATTTGTGTGTCGAATGCAAGATCAGGTGTACTTTCTTAGcgaaattcaacccgattgaaATGAAAATGATACATCTAGTTGgcattaatttatttgaaatgaaaatgatatatatgcCGCACAACATCGATTATAGATAAATATGCATTACATACCAAACATCCTAGAAACTGAGCAAGAAGTGTTATAAagcaaaagagaagaagagaacgAAAATTTGGAAGCTTTGAGATCAAACTGCACCAAATTATCCTCCATCTGAAAACCTCCGATCAAAATCGGGTTCTTCGGGTTCACACCTCCGTCCACAAACCCTAAACAAACCACATCTTTGTTAACCTTCACCAGAGAATTCGAACCGTGGATTCTCCACTTAGCCCCTCCACTCATCACCAGGTCGATCACTGGAACTCCACGCCCTCCATTGGACTGAAAGCACGCACTGAAAGGCTTCACCGTTGGAGCTTTAGCCATATTGACACTTCCAACAAAGGCTGTGACCAGAGCCTTGTAAATGGAACTTTGCAATACAGTGTAAGGAGCCAAAGTACAGATCTTTGTCGGTCCAGGGAGTATAGGAACAGTCTTTCCACTGACTTGGATGGACTTCACATCGATTAAGTACTCACTTTTGTTATTACCAATCAGAGGCGTCGAGGCAAAGATCTTAGACACATCTTTAAGGTAAGGGAGATAGAAAAAAGGACCACCGCCGATCCAAAAGTCACCATTGTAATAAGACTTCATCCCTTCCGTGGAAGGCAAGCAAATAGACATCTTTGGAGGAAGCTTGTACATAGAGATGAGCTGCGAGGGAACTGATAAGTGGTTGTTAGCGAGACCGATGGATCCACCGAAAGCCTTAGGGATAGGTTTAAAGGCAGTAGCATCGTCAGTGCACGTCAAAGTCAACGTAGAGATCTTTTCACTGtccatggagtatactccattaGGAGTGTATAATAAGCCAACGGTGTCTCGGAGGAGCCTGGCGTTGACTGGTCGATCCGAAAAAGATGTTGAGACGTATTTACGACACATGGGCATACTGGTTGTGTTCTTGGGACATGAAGAGTTCGGGTTTGCGAATTTGCATCTTGTGGAGCCGCATCTGATGGAGTGGTACGAGGTGGATTTGGTGGAGGCAGCGCAGTTTTGTAATAGCGGCGCTGCTCCATTGAGGTCAATGAGGAAGTTCCGGCTGCGGAGGTTCGAGCCGATGGTCAAAGGCAAGGAGTAGAGATTTGTGGTCTTGTCTTTGTAAATAGGGTGCAGAAATGCTTGAACCTTTGGTTGGTAAGACTGGGATGTACTTGCTCGGTAGAGAAGGATCAGTGAAAGCAGTAAGAAAATCACAGAATGAGCCATTTTTTATGTTTGGACTCTTGGGGATGTGATAGTGCGATGTGAGTTGTTGGGTCCAAATGTATATGTTTTATATCTATGAAATGACAGAAGCATGTGGTCTCATTTAATATCTACATAACATcgtctttttatataaaagttatcATCGAGATGTACATTTTTcggaaatattatttttattatatacaaatTGCACTACTCTAGTTGAAGAAGGTTTGAACAAATATGATATGTAATCATGTAATAGGAGATTTGTACtcatctatcctattaaaagtgaagtacaaataggAATTAACCCTCACTTCATTTCATTATTTACAATTGACTGCCACtgctttaaattaaaaatcttttgagtatttttaagCCCATCacgttttttttgttctaatttttaatgggctagacatttttaatttaacttactTTTAACTAGACCTAATTGTATTTTATCTAACCATTTTTAACCAGTTCACATGTCTAATTCTAACCATCTCTAACCATAAATTGGACTTATAATCATATTTCACATGAGCacaaatctaaactattataACAAATGTTTTCTACCGAAAGAGATATTAAAACGATGGTCAGAGATTTACCACAAatctaaataactatatatatcaatatttttggtttcttaCATAATATACTTCGATGCAAAACCATTTTTTCCGATGCAAAACCAGTTGGTTTGTCAAATTCAGTTTGGAGTAAAAACCATTcggttttcttatttatttaataattgcAATATTGCTCGAGAATAAATCTAATCTTTCAAACATAAGATCAATATTTATGAAGATCTTCCTTGCACCTGTCAATTCAGAAAAAATGGATATTAACCAATATATCGGATACTaatcacttcaaatttgttTAGACAGACAAGTACTGATAATGGAATCATCTAAACCATTTATTTAGACAGACAAGTATATACATGTACTATttcaacatatttattatataaatcagTTAGTAACTAGCGATtcaataaaattagaatttatgtttattttagtaCAGATGTTAATCCAAatgttttatatgataaaaattgaGATAAACTgattaatcattttatttttaaatgttaattgtaattttttctttttaaaaatacaatctcATAGTCATAtatttcttatgattttaaaaatacaatctcATAGTTATATATCTCTTATTGAAAATAAACTCATATTGATAATAAACTTatccaatataatttttaaactcacattttaaattttttaatgatagattattgtatattatttccatataaatataagtttagttatttataaataggGGATATGTTTATATGATACTAATGTTGGtcaaaaaaggttttaaatttttatttttattatattagatctgtaatacatttaaaattattaatatatatcatttatacaaaacaaaattttattgataaaaacgTAAAATATACACCCACAGACGTCCGCGTCAAGCTCTaattctatattattaaaattgaagtactaattatatttgtttggaaacatggataacagtttaaaaacaagtttgtttggaaatatgga
The Raphanus sativus cultivar WK10039 chromosome 1, ASM80110v3, whole genome shotgun sequence DNA segment above includes these coding regions:
- the LOC108841413 gene encoding probable aspartic proteinase GIP2 translates to MAHSVIFLLLSLILLYRASTSQSYQPKVQAFLHPIYKDKTTNLYSLPLTIGSNLRSRNFLIDLNGAAPLLQNCAASTKSTSYHSIRCGSTRCKFANPNSSCPKNTTSMPMCRKYVSTSFSDRPVNARLLRDTVGLLYTPNGVYSMDSEKISTLTLTCTDDATAFKPIPKAFGGSIGLANNHLSVPSQLISMYKLPPKMSICLPSTEGMKSYYNGDFWIGGGPFFYLPYLKDVSKIFASTPLIGNNKSEYLIDVKSIQVSGKTVPILPGPTKICTLAPYTVLQSSIYKALVTAFVGSVNMAKAPTVKPFSACFQSNGGRGVPVIDLVMSGGAKWRIHGSNSLVKVNKDVVCLGFVDGGVNPKNPILIGGFQMEDNLVQFDLKASKFSFSSSLLLYNTSCSVSRMFGM